A genomic window from Xyrauchen texanus isolate HMW12.3.18 chromosome 15, RBS_HiC_50CHRs, whole genome shotgun sequence includes:
- the fabp4b gene encoding fatty acid binding protein 4b, producing MVEQYVGKWKMTSSDNFDEYMKAVGAGFASRQMANLAKPSLTIAVDDQGFISMKAVTTFKTLEIKFKLDEEFDETTADDRKVRTTMSLVDGKLTQKQSWEDKTTIIEREIQDSKMIAKCTMEDVIAIRTYEKDA from the exons ATGGTTGAGCAATACGTCGGTAAATGGAAAATGACTTCAAGTGACAATTTTGATGAATACATGAAAGCTGTAG GTGCTGGTTTTGCCTCTCGGCAAATGGCAAACCTAGCAAAACCCAGTTTGACGATTGCTGTGGATGACCAGGGGTTCATCTCTATGAAAGCTGTCACTACTTTCAAGACCCTGGAAATTAAATTCAAATTAGATGAAGAATTTGACGAGACAACAGCTGATGACAGGAAAGTGAGG ACTACCATGAGCCTTGTAGACGGTAAACTTACTCAAAAGCAGTCTTGGGAGGACAAGACCACAATAATCGAAAGAGAGATTCAAGACTCAAAAATGATAGCG AAATGTACCATGGAAGATGTGATCGCAATCAGGACGTACGAGAAAGATGCATGA